The sequence aatggatgtgaagagcgctttcctcaacgggccaatcaaggaggaggtgtacgtggagcaaccccctggcttcgaggatgaacgataccccgaccacgtgtgtaagctctctaaggcgctctatggacttaagcaagccccaagagcatggtatgaatgccttagagactttttaattgctaatgctttcaaggttgggaaagccgatccaactcttttcactaagacttgtgacggtgatctttttgtgtgccaaatttatgtcgatgacataatatttggttctactaaccaaaagtcttgtgaagagtttagcagggtaatgacgcagaaattcgagatgtcgatgatgggcgagttgaactacttccttgggttccaagtgaagcaactcaaggacggcaccttcatctcccaaacgaagtacacgcaagatctgctaaagcggtttgggatgaaggacgccaagcccgcaaagactccgatgggaaccgacggacacaccgatctcaacaaaggaggtaagtctgttgatcaaaaagcataccggtcaatgatagggtctttactttatttatgtgctagtagaccggatatcatgcttagcgtatgcatgtgtgctagatttcaatccgatcctaaggagtgtcacttagtggcagtgaagcgaattcttagatatttggttgctacgccttgcttcgggctctggtatccaaaggggtctacctttgacttggttggatactcagactccgactatgctggatgtaaggtcgataggaagagtacatcggggacgtgccaattcttaggaaggtccctggtgtcatggaactctaagaaacaaacctccgttgccctatccaccgctgaggccgagtacgttgccgcaggacagtgttgcgcgcaactgctttggatgaggcaaaccctccgggactttggctacaatctgagcaaagtcccactcctatgtgataatgagagtgctatccgcatggcggaaaatcctgttgagcacagccgcacaaagcacatagacatccggcatcactttttgagagaccaccagcaaaagggagatatcgaagtgtttcatgttagcaccgagaaccagctagccgatatctttaccaagcctctagatgagaagaccttttgcaggttgcgtagtgagctaaatgtcttagattcgcggaacttggattgatttatagcatacttgtgtttatgcctgtgatcatgttccttctgcattttgttgcttattgtggtgctcaagttgtacaaacactccctggacctcacaagtccgttgcaaagtgatgcacatgtttagggggagatgtgttacaacttgaccctttgagactaaccatgtgcttgagtttgatgatttagtctcgaaggaggattgaaagggaaaatgtggacttggaccatgaaagacttccactgcactccgatgagagggtaacttattccaagttcatctcatgaactcttattgccatttgctcttaattgaagattttggtgaggcaatggggttatcgggccaagattgatcccgttttggtgcttgatgccaaagggggagaaaataaaggccaaagcaataaatggatcagctaccacttgagaaatattggaaatagtaaaatagagccttttgttttgtcaaaactcttgcattgtctcttttgtcaaaagttggcctcttgtggggagaagtgttgattatgggaaatagggggagtttttgaaatctttgatcaatcccttttggaatgactctatttatgcttcaacatgtgtgtttgacttagaaatagagatttgagtttgatttgcaaaaacaaaccaagtggtggcaaaggatgatccatatatgccaaaattgaatcaaaataaatttgagttttatttgaagtgatattgcacttgttctagttgctttatgttgtgttggcataaatcaccaaaaagggggagattgaaagggaaatgtgcccttgggccatttctaagtattttggtgattgagtgccaacacaagtgcttaaatgtgaatttatgctcatggatggacaaagtgcaaatcaagagtaaaggtatgtttctaagccttagtacattggttttgtgtactaatatacttgtctaagtgttagaaacagaaagaagaagaaaagaaaagaggtgaaaaaggcttggctgtgtacagccaagactcagctcagtctggcacaccggactgtccggtggtgcaccggacagtgtccggtgcgccaagctgactcgacgtgaagtggccgctctcgggaattcgccgacggcgtacggctaaaattcaccggactgtccggtgtgcaccggactgtccggtgtgcaccggattgtccggtgagccaacggtcagtcgggccaacggtcggccgcggaatctgcgcgcgacacgtggccgggccaacggtcgggagggggcaccggactgtccggtgtgcaccggacatgtccggtgcgccaacggctcccagatctgcaacggtcggccgcgccattttaggaaggaaatcgggcaccggacagtgtccggtgtgcaccggactgtccggtgcacccgatgacagaaggcaagaatggctttccagatttgtgctcaacggctcctagctaccttggggctataaaagggacccttaggcgcatggaggagaacaccaagcatcccttgagcattgttgatcactcacactacattcttgcgcacttgttcgacattctagtgatttgagctccgttctagtgtgctagtcacttgagctcaagtcttggttttgtgtgtgcgtattcgctgtgatctttgtgtcgtgtgtgagttgctgatccctcccttgctccgtgattctttgtgaacatcttttagggcgagaggctccaagctgtggagattcctcgcaagtgggattaagaaaagcaaagcaacaccgtggtattcaagttggtctttggaccgcttgagaggggttgattgcaaccctcgtccgttgggacgccacaacgtggagtaggcaagcgttggtcttggccgaaccacgggataaccaccgtgccatctctgtgattgatatctcttggttattgtgttgtgttgagatccttctctagccacttggcaaattactgtgctaacaattaatcaagttttgtggcttaagattttgaagtattacaggatcacctattcacccccccccctctaggtgctctcagcaggccagccacgtcaacaggaagcgccatcatcaccctaccccaagctgactcgggccgcagagaacaagaccggtgtcccatctggctagctccgccagataggcaatgatggcgccccgcatgctctgtgacgacggcggcggctctcagctctcttacggaagcaggaggacgtcagcaagtacccaaccgctccgacagctgtccctccgccaggcttcgtcgctcctccgacggccacgacatcacaccagctgggtgccaaattctctccggctgccacatcggcatgtacttagggcgctagctctcccccgctagacacgtagcactctgctgcacccccattgtacacctggatcctctccttacgtctataaaaggaaggaccagggccctcttagagagggttggccgcgcggggacgaggacggggcaggcgctctcttggggccgctcgcttccctctcccgcgtggacgcttgtaaccccctactgcaagcgcacccgacctgggcgcgggacgaacacgaaggccgcgggattcccacctctctcacgccggtctccggccgcctcgctcctttcccccctttgcgctcgcccacgcgctcgacccatctgggctggggcacgcggcactcactcgtcggcccgagggaccccccggtctcgaaacgccgacacaagggtctttagccggttgtacgtttgagttggctcttctccccttatcatagcgaatctcccgagttcgccttctaccaactccatcttggtgagcattgtgacatcattcccctcatgagagatcttgagggtgtcccaaatttgcttggcgttatccaagccgctcactttgtggtattcatccctgcacaaagaagctagaagaacagtagtagcttgtgcatttttatgaatttgctcattgataaacatgggactatcactactatcaaaatgcattccattctcaactatctcccatatgcttggatggagagagaacaaatgactacgcattttgtgactccaaaatctgtagtcctctccatcaaagtgaggaggtttaccaagtggaatggataataaatgagcatttgtactatgcggaatacgagagtagtcaaaagaaaagtttgaattaaccggtttccttctctcgcagtcgttgtcgtcgttgtccttttgggaagaagtggactcatcgctgtcgtcgtagtagacgatctccttgatgcgtcttgtcttcttcttcttcccatctttgcgtctgtggcccgagcccgagtcggtaggcttgtcatccttcggctcattgacgaaggactccttctccttgtcgttgatcacgattcccttccccttaggatccatctcttcgggcggttagtccctttcttgaagagaacgtctctgataccaattgagagcacctagagggggggtgaataggtgatcctgtaaaacttaaaacttaagccacaaaacttggttaagtgttagcacaataatcaccaagtggctagagagaagaacttgcacaatatgacaaccacaaagagatcaacacagagatgacacagtggtttatcccgtggttcggccaagtacaaaacttgcctactccacgttgtggcgtcccaacggacgagagttgcactcaactcctctcaagtgatccaatgatcaacttgaataccacggtgttttgcttttcttttcttatctcgttcgcgaggaatctccacaacttggagcctctcgcccttacacttttgatgttcacaaagagtcacggagtaagggagggatgagcaacgcacacaagacacacaaatcagagcaacaacacgcacacaagtcgcaacaagagctcgcaacacaacccaatgagtttacaactcaactagagctctagatgctatcacacagaaacaaatgcgtggaatcgaagtctcggtgcttaggattgctttgagtattcttggtatgctcctccatgcgcctaggggtcccttttatagccccaaggcagctaggagccgttgagagcaatcagggaaggcaattcttgccttctgtcgcgaggcgcaccggacagtccggtgcacaccggacactgtccggtgcccgatttccttcctaaaatggcgcagccgaccgttgcaagtttgggagccgttggcgcaccggacatgtctggtgcacaccggacagtccggtgcccccttctagccgttggctcggccacgtgtcccgcgcagatcgctcggccgaccgatggctcaccggacagtccggtgcacacgggacagtccggtgaattatagccgtacgtcgccggttaatttccgagagcggccagttcgctcgagccagcctggcgcaccggacactgtctggtgcaccaccggacagtccggtgctcccagactgagcagacttggctgaacaaagccatctcatttccaattcgatttttcctgtttccagcacttagacacaacacattagtccataaaataatgtactaagtctagaaacataccttttgacatgatttgcactttgtccaccatattgcatagatcaacacaaaagcacttgtgttggcactcaatcaccaaaatacttagaaatggcccaagggcacatttccctttcagcggctTTATGTGGCAAGGTCTGGTGGTAGACCGGAATGGACTGGTGAGCCTGACAAGACTTCACCCCGTTAGAACGGTCACCTACAACAGTAGTCTCACAAGGTCCGGTGGGGCACCAGACTAGTACTATTCAAGGTCCCGTGCACCCGCAGAGGAAACAGTTTTTCACCATTCACTCCAACGACTATATTggttgttgggggctataaatacaccatcAACCAGTACATTGAAGACACATGAGCTGGAGCAAACATCCATATATTCAAATCACCAAGTCCAAGTGATCAAAAGCCTCCCAAATGCCATATTCAAGAGATTTGAGCTAAAGAGATATTGCCTTGTGTGAGAGATTGTGTTGAGTTAGTTGTTGCATCTTCGTGCCCTTAAGTTTGGAGTTTTAACTCCCGTCCATTATAAAGCTAGTAAGAGATTGTGTGTTGTGTGGAAATAATTGTGGAACTAAGGTCCTTCGATTGAGAAGAGAGAGCTCGAGTTTGATTTTCAGGATCACTCGAGAGGGTTGAAAGATACCTCGTTTTTTATGACACCTCAATAGGGACGTAGGTTCTTTGAAACTGAACCTCAGTAAACCAAATCACTTGTATATTTTGTGTGTGTTCATTTTGTGATTTATGTCATCCCTCTTCTATTCCAAAACTCTTACTACTTCGATCATATTACTTCTCGTTCCAACGTCTAATTGTGATCGAAGTTTTTGTTGTTAAGAGTTAAATTTTAGATTTCGTCTATTtacctcctctaggcgactttcaagtaaGAGTGATTTGATTAGGTAAGTTTTGCAAATTTAAACTGGGAGATTACATAGTTGTATATAGATAGACTAGTCAGTGTGTATATATCAGAACTCAGACGAGATAATTCGTTTGACTTTCTTTGTTTTAGTCCACATTTTTTTTGCGTATTTCTTTAGAAATAGACGTGGTATATTGTGCTGCACTTACCTCTCGCATTTTGATGATCACAGGCAGCAATGCCTGCCTTGCAAAACAACATAAGGTTCTGTATGACAAGATCATCTAAATATATACCCTAAGGCTGGCTCCAACAAGGGCCCATGAAGCATCCTCTATTTTAAATATAGAGGATCAAACAGTACTCTACACTCTCCAGCAACGTTCTCTAAATGATCCTCTAAATTTAGACGACGTTGCTGAATTCTCTATATATaaagtttctctaaacggttatCTATTCATCTAAATACTTTAAATACCTGGTttaacaaaactaaaatatgtacaatacatttaagAGTATGATAAATAtgtatgtacaaaaaataaaaataaaaaatgtctctaatataggtATTTGCGTATAGaagacgtgatttagaggacgttgttgaagAGGAATAAGATATAGATGATGTAATCTTTTAGAAAAAGACTGTAAAAGACAGATATCGAAGATGTATATAGAGGACGTAAGATATATATGATGTAATCTTTTAGAAAAAGACTGTAAAAGACAGATATCGAAGatgtatatagaggacgttgctggagacaaccTAAATTTGTTCAGCGTGCAAATTTTGGTACTATCTGGCCATCTACAAAGGAGGCAGAAATATCAGGCACAAAAACAAAAAACCATTAGCAGTCTTGAACAAATTGAGCTGAAACAGATGATCCCGAACAAATCAGAAATTTTATCAGAAACACAAGGAGTTTCCATTTGCCTTCGAAGAAACAATGCAATTTACAAGTTACAAGGCCTCGGCCTAGCTGACTGAACAACTGAATTTGGTGTGAGCTATCCCAAGaactgggcatttttatgaaccaTTTGTCCATTGCTGGTAGGCTGGTGGCCGTCAATGCGGCTAGGGCTCCACGGCTGTCCTGAAGAGCAGGATGTAGACCTTATCGACGGAAAAATACAAGAATCCACCCCGGGCGTGCGTGACATATGAACCGAAACTCGTCCCCACGATGCAGTGCCAAGCTGGCCCGTAAGCAGCATCGAACTCCTGTCAGCAAAGGATAAGACCTTATCAGTAGGTACAGACGTACAATGGTACAGGATTGCAATATGAAACAGGACGGACAAAATGAGGAAATTGCGGACAAACAATTGGAATATGTGTTATATGTGGTTGTATGATCACATATGGGGGATGGATTGAGCGAGGTGGTCCTAGATTCAGTTGTTTTGTTGCTTGGAGATTTTTGTCAGATTCATCTAAAGCCATGTTTGTTTCAACATTAATTCATGTGGATTGGATGATATTGAATCGCTTTAAATCCATAGCAAATCAAAATCCATTCTAATTCATTCAAATACACACCAATCCACATGAAATTGAAATAACCCAACAAAACCTAAGTGAGAAAAGATCCATGTAGTCTTTAGTTACAATATATAAGCAAAAACCAATTTGGATGGTACAAAATGGAACTTTCCAAATGATAGATTAAATTTGGAAAACTGTGCATTAAAATCATACAAAATACAAATACGCAAAATGCAAGACCAATAATCGGTTCAAAGTTGCTGCATGATCCAGTCAAAATTGGACAGGAGTACCATTTTGTGAAATGGCAACCAGCTGAGAATATGACGACACGACTTTATGGATGTGCAGTGTATAAATCGATAACATTGGTTGGTTTGGTGATCTACCATAGATTGCACAAGGATGGCTTAGGACAGTTACGAAGAAGTATAGTTGATTCAACCTGACCCCATCGCCTGGTTGCTCAGAAACTGATACTTGAACTGCCAGTGGTGGGGTCCAGCAACTCCCGGAAGGCCGGAACCTTCCAAATGAGCTGAAATGCAAACGAACGACAAAAACATTTTGGATTTGGATTTTGGACTCACGAAGACAGTCCAATAATACACCAATGGCAATCAAATGAGAACGGATATGAATGGATCATGTACCAATTCTTATGACTGCATTCCGGTGAGAAGGCGCAAGTGCACTATGAGGGATTGAGGGTATAAGAACAACTGAACAAGTGCAATCACACTATAGGCCTATAGCAGCAATGCCGCTCCAAGAATCCTTGATTCATGGGGGCGACGGAGCAAACCATTTTGTAAAAACAAGCAAGAACGCAATCTGATGTCCTCGGTCCAAGACTAAGCAGCATCTCCGATACTCTAATTAGCGACTAGTAAGTGAACTGCCCAATAGGACTACGCAAGTCCAAGCATGGCTAGCTACGGGTCTTCTCCGAATAATCAATCAGATGGAAAAGAAAAAAGAACTTACCTTCTTGAGCGCGAGCGCGAGGCGCTTGGGCTCGAGCCGGCGCGGGAAGTGCGGCATCGCGGCGAGCTCGTCGCGGGCGCAGCGGAACGCGCGGCGCTGCAGCGCGGGCGGCATGTCGGCCGCCACCACCCTCACCACGGCCTTCCTTTcctcgccaccgccaccgccaccgccctcGGTCGCCGGCTGCTTGCCTGAGGAGACCCCGACCGCCCCCTCGGCGTCGCCCTCCGCGAGCCGGCGCTCGACGCCCAGCAGGGACCTGATGACCCCGCCCCGGCGCCCCGCCACGTCGCCGGAACCCTGCTGCTCCCTCATGCTACACCCCACCGCGCCCGACTCCCTTCGCAGCGCGCCGTAAGTTTTGACCTGGAATGGAACCAGTGCGTTTTCCTATACTGCCGCGCCGTGCTGCGCAGCGATGGGgcgtgttttttttttttttttttttttttgcccgGGAGCCGGGAGGGGGGACTGGGGACTGGGGAGTAGCGAAGGGCGGAAGGGATGGGAAGGGCACAGAGACGGCGGCCGCGGACTGGGGACTGGGGAGTAGCGCAAGTCTCTTTTTTATTTTTTGCCTGCGCAGTGCCCGGGAATCCTCAAGCCCGTGGGTGTGGGATCACCGACGCGCCGGGGCGGGGCTCGGGGCAGCCGTCACGgccgaattttttgcattttgatCCTTCATTcgaaaaaaattcacgtttggaccctagaaaattttaatgtcatttttggaccctttactcggcgtcgtagcctatggcgccgaggtaacacagctcggcgccataggctatggcgccgaggtacgtgctgcgttgacacaaacggacgtcgtggcgccgacgtggtaccgagctcggcgccgacgtggtaccgagctcggcgccatatatcttggcgccgagctccgtTCTATACAAaaaacttgtctagctcagttggtaaaaTACAAGACTCTTATacttgtggtcgtgggttcgagccccacgaTGGGCATTTTTtaatactttttgtctttgtcgcttatttatttttttgttgtccatatttttcgtttatatcgctgatttgtccgtcctgatttatttctcatgcagttttatttttgtgactgatttgtttattcgtccaGATTTTTTTTATCCGGCGAGCACAACAGCTGTATATGCAGTAAATTCTAAAATATATCATCCATGAGACAAGTATATATTGGAGTATACTTTTATTTAGTGCAGAAGAAAAAAAGATGAATATGTGTGCTTCTTTTTACTGGGAATT is a genomic window of Zea mays cultivar B73 chromosome 5, Zm-B73-REFERENCE-NAM-5.0, whole genome shotgun sequence containing:
- the LOC100280598 gene encoding uncharacterized LOC100280598; its protein translation is MREQQGSGDVAGRRGGVIRSLLGVERRLAEGDAEGAVGVSSGKQPATEGGGGGGGEERKAVVRVVAADMPPALQRRAFRCARDELAAMPHFPRRLEPKRLALALKKEFDAAYGPAWHCIVGTSFGSYVTHARGGFLYFSVDKVYILLFRTAVEP